The proteins below are encoded in one region of Halichoerus grypus chromosome X, mHalGry1.hap1.1, whole genome shotgun sequence:
- the SLITRK2 gene encoding SLIT and NTRK-like protein 2 produces MLSGVWFLSVLTVAGILQTESRKTAKDICKIRCLCEEKENVLNINCENKGFTTVSLLQPPQYRIYQLFLNGNLLTRLYPNEFVNYSNAVTLHLGNNGLQEIRTGAFSGLKTLKRLHLNNNKLEVLREDTFLGLENLEYLQADYNYISAIEAGAFSKLNKLKVLILNDNLLLSLPSNVFRFVLLTHLDLRGNRLKVMPFAGVLEHIGGIMEIQLEENPWNCTCDLLPLKAWLDTITVFVGEIVCETPFRLHGKDVTQLTRQDLCPRKSTGDSGQRGSHADTHVQRLSPTMNPALNPTRAPKASRPPKMRNRPTPRVTVSKDRQSFGPIMVYQTKSPVPLTCPSSCVCTSQSSDNGLNVNCQERKFTNISDLQPKPTSPKKLYLTGNYLQTVYKNDLLEYSSLDLLHLGNNRIAVIQEGAFTNLTSLRRLYLNGNYLEVLYPSMFDGLQSLQYLYLEYNVIKEIKPLTFDALINLQLLFLNNNLLRSLPDNIFGGTALTRLNLRNNHFSHLPVKGVLDQLPAFIQIDLQENPWDCTCDIMGLKDWTEHANSPVIINEVTCESPAKHAGEILKFLGREAICPDSPNLSDGTVLSMNHNTDTPRSLSVSPSSYPELHTEVPLSVLILGLLVVFILSVCFGAGLFVFVLKRRKGVPSVPRSANNLDVSSFQLQYGSYNTEAQDKTDGHVYNYIPPPVGQMCQNPIYMQKEGDPVAYYRNLQDFSYGNLEEKKEEPATLAYTISATELLEKQATPREPELLYQNIAERVKELPSAGLVHYNFCTLPKRQFAPSYESRRQNQDRINKTVLYGTPRKCFVGQSKPDHPLLQAKPQSEPDYLEVLEKQTAISQL; encoded by the coding sequence ATGCTGAGCGGCGTTTGGTTCCTCAGTGTGTTAACCGTGGCCGGGATCTTACAGACGGAGAGCCGCAAAACTGCCAAAGACATTTGCAAGATCCGCTGCCTGTGTGAAGAGAAGGAAAACGTCCTGAATATTAACTGCGAAAACAAAGGATTTACAACTGTCAGCCTGCTCCAGCCGCCCCAGTATCGAATCTATCAGCTTTTCCTCAATGGAAACCTCCTGACGAGACTGTACCCTAACGAGTTCGTCAATTACTCCAACGCCGTGACTCTCCACCTGGGCAACAACGGGCTGCAGGAGATCCGAACCGGGGCGTTCAGCGGCCTGAAAACCCTCAAGAGACTGCACCTCAACAACAACAAGCTCGAGGTGCTGAGGGAAGACACCTTCCTGGGCCTGGAGAACCTCGAGTACCTCCAGGCCGACTACAATTACATCAGTGCCATCGAGGCAGGGGCGTTCAGCAAACTGAATAAGCTCAAAGTGCTCATCCTGAATGACAACCTTCTGCTGTCGCTGCCCAGCAATGTGTTCCGCTTCGTCCTGCTGACCCACTTAGACCTGAGAGGGAACAGGCTGAAAGTGATGCCTTTCGCCGGCGTCCTTGAGCACATTGGAGGGATCATGGAGATCCAGCTGGAGGAGAACCCATGGAATTGCACTTGTGACTTACTTCCTCTCAAGGCTTGGCTGGACACCATTACTGTGTTTGTCGGGGAGATTGTCTGTGAAACTCCCTTTCGACTGCATGGGAAAGATGTGACCCAGCTGACCAGGCAAGATCTCTGTCCCAGAAAAAGTACCGGCGACTCCGGTCAGAGGGGCAGCCATGCAGACACGCACGTCCAAAGGCTGTCGCCCACCATGAATCCCGCTCTCAACCCAACCAGGGCTCCCAAAGCCAGCCGGCCCCCCAAAATGAGAAATCGCCCGACTCCCCGGGTCACCGTGTCAAAGGACAGGCAGAGCTTCGGGCCGATCATGGTGTACCAGACCAAGTCCCCCGTGCCCCTCACCTGCCCCAGCAGCTGTGTCTGTACCTCTCAGAGCTCAGACAATGGTCTAAACGTAAATTGCCAAGAAAGGAAGTTCACGAATATCTCCGACCTGCAGCCCAAACCTACCAGTCCAAAGAAGCTCTACCTGACAGGGAACTATCTTCAAACTGTCTATAAGAACGACCTCTTAGAATACAGTTCTTTGGACTTGTTGCATTTAGGAAACAACAGGATTGCAGTCATTCAGGAAGGTGCCTTCACAAACCTGACCAGTTTACGCAGACTTTACCTGAATGGCAATTACCTTGAAGTGCTGTATCCTTCTATGTTTGATGGACTGCAGAGCTTGCAGTATCTCTATTTAGAATATAATGTCATCAAGGAGATTAAGCCACTGACCTTTGATGCTTTGATTAACCTACAGCTACTGTTTCTGAATAACAACCTGCTGCGCTCCCTACCCGATAATATATTTGGGGGAACGGCCCTCACCAGGCTGAATCTGAGAAACAACCATTTTTCTCACCTGCCTGTGAAAGGGGTTCTGGATCAGCTGCCGGCGTTTATCCAGATAGATCTGCAAGAGAACCCATGGGACTGCACCTGTGACATCATGGGGCTAAAGGACTGGACAGAACATGCCAATTCCCCCGTCATCATCAATGAGGTGACCTGCGAATCTCCCGCAAAGCATGCCGGGGAGATCCTGAAGTTTCTGGGGAGGGAAGCTATCTGTCCCGACAGCCCCAACTTGTCAGACGGAACCGTTTTGTCCATGAATCACAACACAGACACTCCTCGGTCGCTTAGTGTGTCTCCCAGTTCCTACCCGGAGCTCCACACTGAAGTCCCACTTTCCGTCttaattttaggattgcttgttgtCTTTATCTTATCTGTCTGTTTTGGGGCCGGCTTATTCGTCTTTGTCCTGAAGCGCAGAAAGGGGGTGCCCAGTGTGCCGCGGAGTGCCAACAACCTAGATGTCAGCTCCTTCCAGCTACAGTATGGGTCTTACAATACCGAGGCTCAGGATAAAACGGACGGCCACGTCTATAACTATATCCCCCCACCTGTGGGGCAGATGTGCCAAAACCCGATCTACATGCAGAAGGAGGGAGACCCGGTAGCCTATTACCGAAACCTGCAAGACTTCAGCTACGGCAAcctggaggagaagaaagaagagccGGCCACGCTGGCTTACACGATAAGTGCCACTGAGTTGCTCGAAAAGCAAGCCACGCCGAGAGAGCCCGAGCTGCTGTATCAGAATATCGCGGAGCGAGTCAAGGAACTTCCCAGTGCAGGGCTAGTCCACTATAACTTTTGTACCTTACCTAAAAGGCAGTTCGCCCCTTCGTACGAATCTCGACGCCAAAACCAAGACAGAATCAATAAAACCGTTTTATACGGAACTCCCAGGAAATGCTTTGTGGGGCAGTCAAAACCCGACCACCCTTTACTGCAAGCTAAGCCGCAATCAGAACCAGACTACCTCGAAGTTCTGGAAAAACAAACTGCAATCAGTCAGCTGTGA